The following proteins come from a genomic window of Streptomyces sp. Sge12:
- a CDS encoding LmeA family phospholipid-binding protein: MRFLRVVVIIGVVLGALFVGVDRWASGYVENRLADRIQARQGLAGSSEVEIDGFPFLTQLMGHELDRVDLKLRGVEVAAEGRKTRLSELDASFRTVKLNGDYSGGTAARAEGSALITYADLTAASQTGATLSYGGAPGKVKVTATVEAFGKTLTHSVVSTVTLQDAPGGKGGKIVRVRADEVPSGGVAAVERVIRWKTDFDRNLDSGMPAGLHLSALTSDEAGVHLTLGGSNVVVAGS; encoded by the coding sequence GTGCGTTTCCTGCGCGTCGTTGTGATCATCGGAGTGGTACTGGGAGCCCTGTTCGTGGGCGTGGACCGGTGGGCGTCCGGATACGTCGAGAACCGGCTGGCCGATCGCATACAGGCGCGGCAGGGCCTGGCCGGTTCCTCCGAGGTGGAGATCGACGGGTTCCCCTTCCTCACCCAGCTGATGGGCCACGAGCTCGACCGGGTCGACCTGAAGCTGCGGGGCGTGGAGGTCGCCGCCGAGGGCCGCAAGACGCGGCTCTCGGAGCTGGACGCGAGCTTCCGCACCGTGAAGCTGAACGGTGACTACAGCGGCGGCACCGCGGCCCGGGCCGAGGGCAGCGCGCTCATCACGTACGCCGACCTGACGGCGGCCTCGCAGACCGGCGCGACCCTCTCCTACGGCGGGGCGCCCGGCAAGGTGAAGGTCACCGCAACGGTGGAGGCGTTCGGAAAGACGCTGACGCACAGCGTGGTGTCGACCGTCACCCTCCAGGACGCGCCGGGCGGCAAGGGCGGCAAGATCGTCCGCGTGCGCGCCGACGAGGTGCCCAGCGGAGGCGTCGCCGCGGTCGAGAGGGTGATCCGCTGGAAGACCGACTTCGACCGCAATCTCGACAGCGGCATGCCGGCCGGACTGCACCTCTCGGCCCTGACCTCGGACGAGGCCGGTGTGCACCTCACGCTGGGCGGCTCGAACGTGGTGGTGGCCGGATCGTGA
- a CDS encoding putative leader peptide has protein sequence MKHQQADLTKRRAVDLCRVAAMLCRSM, from the coding sequence ATGAAGCATCAGCAGGCGGACCTCACGAAGCGACGGGCAGTAGACCTGTGTCGCGTCGCCGCCATGCTCTGTCGATCCATGTGA
- a CDS encoding sulfurtransferase, with protein MSRSDVLVDADWVEAHLNDANVVIVEVDEDTSAYDKNHITNAVRIDWKSDLQDPVRRDFVDQEGFEKLLSAKGISNDDTVVLYGGNNNWFASYAYWYFKLYGHQDVKLLDGGRKKWELDSRDLVDGKDVPNRPATAYKAKAQDTSIRAFRDDVVAAIGSLNLVDVRSPDEFSGKLLAPAHLPQEQSQRPGHVPSARNIPWSKNANDDGTFKSDDELTALYEAEQVDLAKDTIAYCRIGERSALTWFVLHELLGQENVKNYDGSWTEYGSLVGVPIELGPNK; from the coding sequence ATGAGCCGCAGCGACGTCCTCGTAGACGCCGACTGGGTCGAGGCCCACCTGAACGACGCCAACGTCGTGATCGTCGAGGTGGACGAGGACACGTCCGCGTACGACAAGAACCACATCACCAACGCCGTCCGGATCGACTGGAAGTCCGACCTCCAGGACCCGGTCCGCCGCGACTTCGTGGACCAGGAGGGCTTCGAGAAGCTCCTCTCCGCCAAGGGCATCTCCAACGACGACACCGTCGTCCTCTACGGCGGCAACAACAACTGGTTCGCGTCCTACGCCTACTGGTACTTCAAGCTCTACGGCCACCAGGACGTGAAGCTCCTCGACGGCGGCCGCAAGAAGTGGGAGCTCGACTCCCGCGACCTGGTCGACGGCAAGGACGTCCCGAACCGCCCGGCCACCGCGTACAAGGCCAAGGCACAGGACACCTCCATCCGCGCCTTCCGCGACGACGTCGTGGCCGCGATCGGCTCCCTGAACCTGGTCGACGTCCGTTCGCCCGACGAGTTCTCCGGCAAGCTGCTCGCCCCGGCGCACCTTCCGCAGGAGCAGTCGCAGCGCCCCGGCCACGTGCCGAGCGCCCGCAACATCCCGTGGTCGAAGAACGCCAACGACGACGGCACCTTCAAGTCGGACGACGAGCTGACCGCCCTCTACGAGGCGGAGCAGGTCGACCTGGCGAAGGACACCATCGCCTACTGCCGCATCGGTGAGCGCTCCGCGCTCACGTGGTTCGTGCTCCACGAGCTCCTGGGCCAGGAGAACGTCAAGAACTACGACGGTTCGTGGACCGAGTACGGCTCGCTGGTCGGCGTGCCGATCGAGCTCGGCCCCAACAAGTAG
- a CDS encoding DUF1416 domain-containing protein, whose protein sequence is MCGAQIGGPDLATLKPGETAIQGQITKDGEPVSGYVRLLDSTGEFTAEVPTSATGQFRFYAATGSWTLRALVPGAQADRAVVVAEAGGVTDVAIAV, encoded by the coding sequence ATGTGTGGAGCACAGATCGGCGGGCCCGACCTCGCGACGCTGAAGCCCGGTGAGACCGCCATCCAGGGCCAGATCACCAAGGACGGCGAGCCGGTGTCCGGCTACGTCCGCCTGCTGGACTCGACCGGCGAGTTCACCGCCGAGGTCCCGACCTCGGCCACCGGCCAGTTCCGCTTCTACGCCGCCACCGGCTCCTGGACGCTGCGGGCGCTCGTCCCGGGTGCCCAGGCGGACCGTGCCGTCGTGGTCGCCGAGGCCGGCGGCGTGACGGACGTGGCGATCGCGGTCTGA
- a CDS encoding DUF3099 domain-containing protein, whose translation MYARRRRAYFWLMGGCLVLFVSAWAVVRLWSVEAAVAMCVVAMVIPPVAAMIANRRGPDDRWWDDPSGDPKSDEWWDELDGKRRHED comes from the coding sequence ATGTACGCCCGGCGCCGACGCGCCTATTTCTGGCTGATGGGCGGATGCCTGGTCCTCTTCGTCTCCGCCTGGGCCGTCGTGCGCCTGTGGTCGGTCGAGGCCGCGGTGGCCATGTGCGTGGTCGCCATGGTCATCCCGCCGGTCGCCGCGATGATCGCCAACCGGCGCGGCCCGGACGACCGCTGGTGGGACGACCCTTCGGGCGACCCGAAGTCCGATGAGTGGTGGGACGAACTGGACGGAAAGCGGCGTCACGAGGACTGA